A part of Vibrio sp. B1FLJ16 genomic DNA contains:
- a CDS encoding AAA family ATPase, whose product MKLDYIKISNFRQFYGDTPKISFCSGDKNVTVLHANNGSGKTALLNAFTWALYESFTSGFKLEDQLVNKRALREAGIGETVTAWVEIKFEHSSKNYVIRREQKAMRTDSDPGFQSAAESEVTLQWEAGDGNWRYEDKVSDNVGRVLPKDLHSYFFFDGERIERIVQPDKKQQDEIKAAAKKLLGLEVIERSVHHLNEARKELELEYKSIGSPAVKKELEEKEELEIFIERCEERVKCIEKEKINNKKIVKEIEERLLAHQEVKEAQERRNKLNSESENNRNLIREKKKSLKESISKNGYLVYASNLIDDFKQQIELMRTKGELPAGIKKQFVEDLLEQHECICGSKLIPSTEPYSNVERWREQAGLADVEEKALRMGGETRNYEQRLNDFCDTFSGMQSSLIEIKKVSSDIERELEDITAELKNSPEEQISELETRRSELEAASLELAREQGSKERDIQVSNERIKVIDDEIQKTKANERKQQIAQVRVAAAQEAHDRMKEMLGLYDKSFRLSLENKVRELFAHMSLTPYIATLSENYAIRLSEKAGGELMDVAASQGESQILSLSFIGAIIDVVREQKKRNEDLGVANAASYPVVMDSPFGALDQNYRTQIADNLPKIADQVVVLASQTQWRGEVSDTMGAKVGKQYVLTYYTPRQDIDINDEAVINGSGYPLVKRSPNDYEFTEIIEVS is encoded by the coding sequence ATGAAGCTTGATTACATAAAGATAAGTAATTTTAGACAGTTTTATGGTGATACACCAAAAATTTCCTTTTGTTCAGGAGATAAAAATGTAACTGTTTTGCATGCTAACAATGGTTCAGGAAAAACTGCTTTATTAAATGCGTTTACATGGGCACTTTACGAGAGTTTTACATCAGGTTTTAAATTAGAAGATCAACTAGTAAATAAAAGAGCTTTAAGAGAAGCTGGAATCGGCGAGACAGTAACAGCATGGGTAGAAATTAAGTTTGAGCACAGTAGTAAGAATTACGTTATTCGACGTGAGCAAAAAGCAATGCGTACGGATAGCGACCCTGGTTTTCAATCTGCAGCTGAAAGCGAAGTTACTTTGCAGTGGGAAGCAGGAGACGGTAATTGGCGTTATGAAGATAAAGTTTCTGATAACGTTGGCCGAGTGTTACCTAAAGATCTACATAGTTACTTCTTTTTTGATGGTGAGCGTATTGAGCGAATTGTGCAGCCAGACAAAAAGCAACAAGATGAAATAAAAGCAGCTGCCAAGAAATTATTAGGATTAGAAGTTATTGAACGCAGTGTTCACCACCTAAATGAAGCTAGAAAAGAACTAGAATTAGAGTACAAGTCAATTGGCTCCCCTGCAGTGAAGAAAGAGTTAGAAGAAAAAGAAGAATTAGAGATATTTATTGAAAGGTGCGAAGAAAGAGTAAAATGCATAGAAAAAGAAAAAATCAATAATAAAAAAATAGTAAAAGAAATCGAGGAAAGGTTATTAGCTCACCAAGAGGTTAAAGAAGCTCAGGAAAGAAGGAATAAGTTAAATTCTGAAAGTGAAAATAATAGAAATCTAATAAGAGAGAAAAAAAAGAGCCTTAAAGAGAGTATCTCTAAAAATGGTTACCTAGTCTATGCTTCTAATTTAATAGATGACTTTAAACAACAAATAGAGTTAATGAGAACTAAAGGTGAACTTCCAGCAGGAATCAAGAAGCAGTTTGTCGAAGATCTCCTAGAGCAGCATGAATGTATTTGTGGAAGTAAATTAATTCCCAGTACTGAACCGTATAGCAATGTTGAGCGCTGGAGAGAGCAAGCCGGATTGGCTGATGTTGAAGAAAAAGCCCTTCGTATGGGAGGAGAAACGAGAAATTACGAACAACGTCTTAATGATTTTTGCGACACATTTTCAGGTATGCAAAGTTCACTAATTGAAATTAAAAAAGTAAGTAGCGATATTGAAAGAGAACTAGAAGATATAACAGCTGAGCTGAAGAATAGCCCTGAAGAGCAAATTAGTGAGTTGGAAACTCGACGAAGTGAATTAGAAGCGGCAAGTTTAGAGTTAGCTCGTGAGCAAGGTAGTAAAGAACGGGACATTCAGGTTTCGAACGAACGGATTAAAGTGATTGATGATGAGATCCAAAAAACTAAAGCAAATGAGAGAAAACAGCAAATCGCGCAAGTGAGAGTAGCCGCCGCTCAGGAAGCTCATGATCGTATGAAAGAAATGCTCGGTCTATACGATAAATCGTTTAGGCTATCACTTGAAAATAAAGTGCGAGAATTGTTTGCTCACATGTCACTAACCCCCTACATAGCTACTTTATCTGAAAATTATGCGATTCGGCTTAGTGAAAAGGCTGGGGGGGAGCTAATGGATGTAGCTGCATCTCAAGGTGAAAGTCAGATTCTAAGCCTTTCTTTTATTGGGGCCATTATCGATGTTGTAAGAGAGCAAAAAAAGAGAAATGAGGATTTAGGTGTAGCAAACGCAGCTAGTTACCCGGTAGTAATGGATTCGCCGTTTGGGGCTTTAGACCAGAACTATCGCACACAAATAGCTGATAACTTGCCAAAAATTGCAGATCAGGTCGTAGTATTAGCATCTCAAACACAATGGAGGGGAGAAGTATCTGACACGATGGGGGCAAAAGTAGGAAAACAGTATGTACTTACCTACTATACGCCTAGACAAGACATTGATATTAACGACGAAGCAGTTATTAATGGTTCAGGCTATCCATTGGTAAAAAGAAGCCCGAATGATTATGAATTCACAGAAATCATAGAGGTCTCGTGA
- the dndB gene encoding DNA sulfur modification protein DndB, which yields MRNAQDGYCFSFPAVRGLQAGKPFYIATCPLSTIPKIFVFDEDEVPPDLRAQRTLNKSRIPEMVRYLVENPKDYVFSALTVSVASSVSFEENSSLDMPNLGILKVPMNAQILINDGQHRRAAIEAALKENPDLAHDNIPVLFFVDEGLKRSQQMFADLNKYAVKPSPSLGALYDHRDQSSELARYQAQNIAPFKGFTEMEKSSISSKSGKLFTLSSLKQANKALLGKNGKGGFTEEEKSLANDYWQAVYNATPEWQMVLNKELSPSQFRQDYIHAHGVGLHALGALGCALITAQPTEWQKTIKKLKDVDWRKSNPNWANRSMLHGKLSKASTNIMLTTNALKQALSLPLTPDERALENQHITSSEASNG from the coding sequence ATGAGAAATGCACAAGACGGTTACTGTTTTTCTTTCCCTGCAGTAAGGGGACTTCAAGCAGGAAAACCATTTTACATCGCAACTTGCCCACTCAGTACAATCCCTAAAATTTTTGTCTTTGATGAAGATGAGGTTCCACCGGATCTTCGTGCTCAGCGCACGTTAAACAAATCACGTATTCCTGAAATGGTACGTTACCTTGTTGAAAACCCAAAAGACTATGTTTTCTCTGCTTTGACGGTATCTGTAGCATCCTCAGTCAGCTTTGAAGAAAACTCTAGTTTGGATATGCCTAATCTAGGTATCTTAAAGGTTCCTATGAATGCTCAAATTTTAATCAACGATGGACAACATCGCCGTGCTGCTATTGAAGCAGCCCTGAAAGAAAACCCAGATTTAGCGCATGACAATATCCCAGTATTGTTTTTCGTCGATGAAGGCTTGAAACGCAGTCAGCAAATGTTTGCTGACTTAAATAAATATGCAGTGAAACCAAGTCCATCATTGGGCGCACTATATGATCATCGCGATCAAAGTTCAGAACTCGCGCGTTATCAAGCTCAAAATATTGCACCGTTTAAAGGCTTTACTGAGATGGAAAAATCTAGTATCAGCTCAAAAAGTGGGAAGCTGTTTACATTAAGTAGCCTAAAGCAAGCAAATAAAGCACTGCTAGGTAAGAACGGTAAAGGAGGCTTTACTGAGGAAGAAAAGTCATTAGCCAATGATTACTGGCAAGCCGTCTATAATGCTACACCCGAATGGCAAATGGTTTTAAATAAAGAATTATCACCATCTCAATTCCGTCAAGATTATATTCACGCACATGGTGTAGGGCTACATGCATTGGGGGCACTTGGTTGTGCATTGATCACAGCTCAGCCAACGGAATGGCAAAAAACAATCAAAAAACTAAAAGATGTTGATTGGCGAAAATCCAATCCAAATTGGGCAAATCGTAGCATGCTACATGGCAAACTAAGCAAGGCATCAACGAACATTATGCTTACAACAAATGCCCTAAAGCAAGCGTTATCGCTCCCACTGACACCAGATGAAAGAGCGCTAGAAAACCAACATATAACAAGTAGTGAGGCTTCTAATGGCTGA
- the dndE gene encoding DNA sulfur modification protein DndE produces the protein MLPNRMNLSKTTEEQLKKLKGYTGISPNVSSRIAFFRSVESGFKYSPAAAKKLDGSSVLDKVTWLGDTQLVTELLLKQVYPDLDDKETMAAWAAHVEDGIASIRNLRNLKDFSSSL, from the coding sequence ATGCTGCCAAATAGAATGAATTTATCGAAAACAACTGAAGAACAGCTAAAGAAGCTAAAGGGATATACGGGTATCTCCCCTAACGTTTCATCACGTATCGCTTTCTTCCGTTCGGTTGAATCTGGTTTTAAGTATTCTCCTGCAGCCGCAAAAAAGCTTGATGGTAGCTCAGTACTTGATAAAGTGACTTGGCTCGGCGATACCCAGTTAGTTACTGAGTTGCTACTAAAGCAAGTCTACCCAGATCTTGATGATAAAGAAACAATGGCAGCTTGGGCTGCGCATGTTGAGGATGGCATAGCTTCTATTCGAAACCTTCGGAATTTAAAAGATTTTTCTTCTTCACTTTAA
- the dndD gene encoding DNA sulfur modification protein DndD, producing MIIKRLVVNNFRVFRGVHEIDLAPRKQREYHEAPAPIVLFGGLNGAGKTSILTAVRVALYGRAAFGRGMTASEYQEQLDALIHKGVGISEGKSSIELIFTHSQNGIESEYKITRAWSKGQKDRLVLEKDSVELSQMNYDQCQSFLNELIPSGIADLFFFDGEKIAELAEDESGEVLQTAVRRLLGIDVVERLRNDLAIYLKRNDAAAMPANIKSQIEKLESERVNAENAAKEIANEAVLCKAKIALIATEIDKAENELSVRGGAWANSREQEKAKQNELEAERKELEKVLRSEIEGNLPYSFAPTVLANLFTQLESEKSAKQAKNFNDELQGFMNELSQQLTFRLANATTALDTIQDCLNERNASQQETDILLDISDREFNQIYSQVNVQAPKSFQNFDAARQRLSIVEEEIASLSVNIARAPEQEQVESQLAVIKSLTNKRTEAIIEHKATTEDAKRKYREAIELTRKIQKLHDKHKVAHNAKASLTNAQNAHIMLADFSEKLTQVRVKQLESEFIKSYQKLARKEDLQLSARINTKSFDVELIDEKGHTISRKALSAGEKQIYAISILEALGRTSGNQLPIIIDTPLGRLDSKHRDKLIQHYFPEASHQVIILSTDTEIDESYFNKADFKYGISHAFEIQFDGTTKSSKLKEGYFWEQKAKSAAEVN from the coding sequence ATGATCATTAAAAGGCTTGTAGTCAATAACTTCCGTGTTTTCCGTGGTGTACACGAAATTGACCTTGCCCCTCGGAAACAACGTGAATACCACGAAGCCCCAGCGCCAATCGTATTATTTGGTGGTTTAAATGGTGCAGGTAAAACATCGATCCTAACTGCGGTACGTGTCGCTCTTTATGGTCGCGCTGCTTTTGGTCGTGGCATGACGGCATCAGAATACCAAGAACAACTTGACGCACTAATTCATAAAGGCGTTGGAATCAGTGAGGGTAAATCCTCCATTGAACTTATTTTCACACATAGCCAAAACGGCATTGAAAGTGAATATAAAATCACCAGAGCTTGGTCCAAAGGTCAAAAAGACCGTCTAGTTCTTGAGAAAGACTCTGTAGAACTAAGCCAAATGAACTACGACCAATGCCAGAGCTTCCTTAATGAACTTATCCCATCAGGTATCGCTGATTTATTCTTCTTTGATGGCGAAAAAATCGCCGAGCTTGCTGAAGATGAGTCAGGAGAAGTTCTTCAGACAGCTGTAAGACGCTTGCTGGGTATTGATGTTGTAGAGCGTCTTCGTAATGACCTAGCCATTTACTTAAAGCGTAACGATGCTGCCGCTATGCCAGCAAACATCAAATCGCAAATAGAAAAGCTTGAAAGTGAACGAGTTAATGCTGAAAATGCCGCAAAAGAAATAGCAAATGAAGCTGTTCTTTGTAAAGCGAAAATAGCTCTAATAGCCACTGAAATTGATAAAGCAGAGAATGAATTATCAGTGCGTGGTGGCGCATGGGCAAACAGTCGCGAACAAGAAAAAGCAAAGCAAAATGAACTTGAGGCTGAACGCAAAGAGCTCGAGAAAGTACTTCGTTCTGAAATTGAGGGCAACCTTCCCTACTCTTTTGCACCAACAGTATTAGCGAATCTATTTACACAACTTGAATCTGAAAAATCGGCGAAACAGGCTAAAAATTTTAATGATGAATTACAAGGCTTTATGAATGAGCTTAGCCAACAGCTAACTTTCCGACTTGCGAATGCAACAACAGCACTTGATACCATTCAAGATTGTTTGAATGAGCGCAACGCTTCCCAACAAGAAACAGATATTTTACTTGATATTTCTGATCGTGAATTCAATCAAATTTATTCACAAGTAAACGTTCAAGCACCAAAGTCATTCCAAAACTTTGATGCTGCGCGCCAGCGCTTAAGTATTGTTGAAGAAGAAATCGCAAGCCTTTCTGTCAACATTGCTCGCGCTCCAGAGCAAGAGCAAGTTGAATCACAATTAGCGGTAATTAAGTCTCTCACCAATAAACGCACTGAAGCGATTATAGAGCACAAAGCTACAACCGAAGATGCAAAACGTAAATATCGTGAAGCAATTGAATTAACGCGTAAAATTCAAAAGCTTCACGATAAACATAAAGTAGCACATAATGCTAAAGCATCATTAACTAATGCTCAAAACGCACACATTATGCTAGCTGACTTCAGCGAAAAACTAACGCAAGTACGTGTCAAGCAACTTGAATCTGAGTTTATTAAAAGCTACCAGAAACTTGCTCGCAAAGAAGACTTGCAGCTATCAGCACGTATTAACACCAAATCCTTTGATGTTGAGTTGATTGATGAAAAAGGCCATACGATAAGCCGTAAAGCCCTATCTGCTGGCGAGAAGCAAATTTATGCCATCTCGATTCTAGAAGCATTAGGCCGCACTTCAGGTAATCAATTACCAATCATTATTGATACGCCGTTAGGACGTTTAGATTCTAAACATCGCGACAAGCTTATTCAGCATTACTTCCCTGAAGCTAGCCATCAGGTCATCATCCTATCAACTGATACAGAGATTGATGAAAGCTACTTTAACAAAGCCGATTTCAAATACGGTATTTCACACGCCTTTGAAATCCAATTTGATGGCACCACAAAGTCTTCCAAACTAAAAGAAGGCTATTTCTGGGAACAGAAAGCAAAATCAGCTGCGGAGGTAAACTAA
- a CDS encoding DNA phosphorothioation-associated protein 4, protein MIDRRIQFDKDKQSLIELLCSGEEHKKVFSSMADCLSFAAAYGFFHNERKKIEKASSNPIKFNVFENSSHDTLVYLLAMKDEKDAHILAEGDDNVNKRATIFEEYANGGLERLSRELAGTLESLDHFLLIINKELLFKNNSQDGSDSFNLGDLEI, encoded by the coding sequence ATGATTGATCGACGTATACAGTTTGACAAAGATAAGCAGTCCCTTATTGAGTTATTGTGTTCTGGAGAAGAGCATAAAAAAGTGTTTTCTAGTATGGCTGATTGCTTAAGCTTTGCGGCTGCGTATGGTTTTTTTCACAATGAAAGAAAGAAAATTGAGAAGGCATCCTCTAACCCTATTAAGTTTAATGTATTTGAAAACTCCAGCCACGATACACTTGTATATTTATTAGCAATGAAAGATGAAAAAGATGCTCACATCTTGGCTGAGGGTGATGATAATGTGAACAAAAGAGCGACAATTTTTGAAGAATATGCTAATGGTGGGCTTGAGAGGTTAAGCAGGGAGTTGGCTGGCACTTTGGAGTCATTAGACCATTTTTTGTTAATCATTAACAAAGAACTATTATTTAAAAATAATAGTCAAGATGGCTCTGATAGCTTTAATTTAGGTGACTTGGAGATTTAA
- the zorA gene encoding anti-phage ZorAB system protein ZorA, which translates to MENSINLWSLWPDLSQLGGIPPQTPGQLSALFVVVLWSVAGLFLVVSLGALLRSLKKVFWVNKLLNSAEESDLVTSREDLLSIARKQNDSVGHLWLEFDETLIEVKGVDDVVRLHNTFDASYFFNTSSLAGGSTENRMIAAVPGFLTALGVIGTFVGLQLGLADLNIAGNVDVNEMKNGVAGVINGAKIAFMTSVWGVFLSVIFNFVEKIFEQIIRRKINTLQIRIDRLFPRLSAENQLQSIANNSQQSRESLQGLAEKIGEKMQESLLQATQGIQQGLESSLEKIMAPAINKLVDETSDGNQKALESVLKSFMDGFGQQGEQQRLAMDSASQNVNKTLESMSTSMEAFVNRLEVQQNASSEREKELISSISVQVSELVTQGNEQKRVLTEFVERQVSEMGEQLSRRESAASDREQKLASSIEASITELVDNVSAQSQVLTDFVQNQVGELTQTFSRRDELSNQMEKERNEIFLNQTQAMKLGTDELLAQVRASSESQQVASNDIISQGKQLQNSIETSVSASAKATDSMLQSANELRAAADSMNVFGSNIKDAGNKLSGAVTEAVSSTKDLAQQNQLSSEKIESLREQLLEDTSKFGDIAAQIDRMLNTAEESFTTLRSSQSRFLEEQKSTLAALTAGMKDNVLDLTKQMTKLLEDYANEANSQTTEHLKVWATGTTQYAETMNHAVKAIANVVDEIEDKVSQYA; encoded by the coding sequence ATGGAAAATAGTATCAATCTCTGGAGCTTATGGCCGGACTTAAGTCAGTTGGGGGGAATACCACCTCAAACACCGGGTCAACTTAGTGCTTTATTTGTTGTGGTGTTATGGAGTGTCGCGGGACTGTTCTTGGTAGTTTCGTTAGGAGCGTTACTTAGGTCTTTAAAAAAGGTTTTTTGGGTAAATAAGTTGCTAAATTCCGCTGAAGAGTCAGATCTCGTGACGTCTCGTGAGGATTTGTTATCCATAGCACGTAAACAGAATGACTCTGTAGGCCATCTGTGGTTAGAGTTTGATGAAACCCTTATTGAAGTTAAAGGAGTGGATGATGTAGTTCGATTACACAACACTTTTGATGCTAGTTACTTCTTTAATACATCCTCACTTGCTGGTGGTAGTACTGAAAACCGTATGATCGCTGCCGTACCGGGATTTTTGACCGCGCTAGGTGTCATCGGTACTTTTGTTGGCTTGCAGCTTGGCTTAGCAGATCTGAATATTGCAGGTAATGTTGATGTTAACGAAATGAAAAATGGCGTAGCCGGCGTAATTAATGGTGCAAAAATTGCGTTTATGACATCGGTGTGGGGAGTATTTCTCAGTGTAATTTTCAATTTTGTTGAAAAGATTTTTGAACAGATAATCAGAAGAAAAATTAATACCTTACAAATTCGTATCGATAGACTATTCCCTCGCCTGAGTGCTGAAAACCAATTGCAATCGATAGCTAACAACAGCCAGCAATCTCGAGAAAGTTTACAAGGACTTGCGGAAAAAATTGGCGAAAAAATGCAAGAATCCTTATTGCAGGCTACTCAAGGTATACAGCAAGGCTTAGAAAGCAGTCTAGAAAAAATCATGGCACCGGCTATTAATAAGCTTGTTGATGAAACCTCAGACGGAAATCAAAAAGCACTCGAAAGTGTACTTAAATCTTTTATGGATGGCTTTGGCCAGCAAGGAGAGCAACAACGTCTGGCTATGGATTCTGCATCTCAGAATGTGAACAAGACACTAGAGTCAATGAGCACTTCAATGGAGGCGTTTGTTAATAGATTAGAGGTCCAGCAGAATGCTTCATCTGAGAGAGAAAAGGAGCTGATTTCCTCTATATCTGTGCAAGTATCTGAGCTTGTGACTCAAGGAAACGAGCAGAAGCGGGTGCTGACAGAATTTGTAGAAAGACAAGTTTCTGAAATGGGTGAGCAACTTTCCAGAAGAGAATCTGCGGCATCAGACAGGGAGCAGAAGCTGGCATCTTCCATAGAAGCGAGTATCACGGAACTCGTGGATAACGTATCTGCACAGAGCCAAGTATTAACTGATTTCGTGCAGAACCAAGTTGGAGAGCTTACGCAGACATTTTCAAGACGAGATGAGTTGTCCAATCAGATGGAAAAAGAACGAAATGAGATTTTCCTGAATCAAACTCAAGCCATGAAGCTTGGTACGGATGAACTGCTCGCCCAAGTTAGAGCGAGCTCTGAATCTCAGCAAGTCGCGTCGAACGATATCATCTCTCAAGGGAAACAATTACAAAATAGTATTGAAACTTCTGTTTCTGCTTCGGCCAAAGCTACAGACAGTATGTTGCAGTCTGCCAATGAGTTAAGAGCGGCGGCAGACAGCATGAATGTGTTCGGATCGAATATTAAAGATGCAGGTAACAAGCTGTCAGGAGCTGTAACTGAGGCTGTAAGCAGTACTAAAGATCTGGCACAACAAAATCAGCTTAGCAGTGAGAAGATTGAGTCACTCAGGGAGCAGTTACTTGAAGACACCAGTAAGTTCGGTGACATAGCGGCACAGATTGACCGTATGTTAAATACTGCTGAAGAGTCATTCACTACATTACGTAGTTCGCAAAGTCGCTTCTTAGAGGAACAAAAGAGCACCCTGGCTGCGTTAACAGCTGGGATGAAAGACAATGTTCTTGACTTGACAAAGCAAATGACAAAGTTACTGGAGGACTACGCCAACGAAGCTAATAGTCAGACAACGGAACACCTTAAGGTCTGGGCCACCGGTACTACGCAATATGCCGAGACTATGAACCATGCAGTAAAAGCGATTGCAAATGTTGTTGATGAAATTGAAGACAAAGTGAGTCAGTATGCATAA
- a CDS encoding DNA phosphorothioation system sulfurtransferase DndC, whose translation MAELYQADCLQEEQIKYIENEFFAGFKRYSNHQSLPAKLDHYANLDEELRNVSSTNLCRELQREHEKHEGFVLKHFIDDIQAVYCADNRPWVIGYSGGKDSSAVVTLVYLALQALNESKRTKQVYVVASDTLVETPLVVDHVNKSLESIGNQARRDGLPITTHKVLPKPHQTFWSCLLGKGYPAPTKSFRWCTERMKIDPVSDFITDKVAKFDEVIVVLGSRSQESASRAQVIAKHKIENSRLARHTTLANAFIYTPIDTWSMDDVWKILRACKLEVTISPMGIGKKWSNDYDLEWENPWGGKNLTLWNLYKDSSDQGECPMVIDDSTPSCGNSRFGCWTCTVVTKDRAMESLIQNGEEWMRPLLDFRNMLAETNIPENKPLYRNFKRRTGRVSYQRAKEGQELAAERNHVPGPYMLKFRKKWLKELLEQEKAFNETGYQVTLVTEPELHAIRQEWLNDPNEPDWADSLPQIYREIYGKDLDWIINDNNSFGEVEAQILQQLGDEYNVSPEMIQKLLDLEVSLEGLSRRTGVFDKIGSLLKQDWGSLEEIKEKHAELQSKADFDIHKDQIKRYEDEIAKLDLLAKVEL comes from the coding sequence ATGGCTGAGTTGTATCAAGCCGACTGTCTGCAAGAAGAACAGATTAAATATATCGAGAATGAGTTTTTTGCAGGCTTTAAACGGTATAGCAATCATCAATCGTTACCAGCAAAGTTAGATCACTATGCGAATCTGGATGAAGAATTAAGAAACGTTAGCAGCACGAATCTGTGTCGCGAACTTCAACGTGAACATGAAAAGCATGAAGGGTTTGTATTAAAACACTTCATTGATGATATCCAGGCAGTGTACTGCGCTGACAATCGTCCATGGGTTATTGGCTACAGCGGTGGTAAAGACTCCTCTGCAGTCGTAACTCTTGTATACCTTGCTCTGCAAGCATTAAACGAGTCGAAGCGCACTAAACAAGTGTATGTTGTTGCCTCGGATACATTAGTAGAAACACCCCTTGTTGTTGATCACGTCAATAAATCACTTGAGTCTATAGGTAATCAAGCACGTCGTGATGGTTTACCTATAACCACTCATAAAGTGCTACCGAAGCCTCATCAAACTTTTTGGTCTTGCCTGCTAGGCAAGGGCTACCCTGCACCAACAAAAAGTTTCCGTTGGTGTACTGAGCGCATGAAAATTGATCCTGTAAGCGATTTCATTACCGATAAAGTGGCTAAGTTTGACGAAGTTATTGTTGTACTTGGCTCTCGTAGTCAAGAAAGCGCTTCTCGTGCTCAGGTTATAGCCAAGCACAAAATCGAAAACTCGCGATTAGCTCGTCATACAACTCTAGCCAATGCATTCATCTATACGCCAATTGATACTTGGAGCATGGATGATGTTTGGAAGATTCTTCGCGCATGTAAGTTAGAAGTCACGATTTCACCGATGGGCATCGGCAAAAAGTGGTCAAATGACTATGATTTAGAATGGGAAAACCCATGGGGTGGTAAGAATCTTACCCTATGGAACTTGTACAAAGATTCATCAGATCAAGGCGAATGCCCAATGGTTATCGATGATAGTACTCCATCATGCGGAAACTCACGTTTTGGTTGCTGGACGTGTACCGTTGTGACCAAAGACCGAGCTATGGAAAGCTTGATCCAAAACGGTGAAGAGTGGATGCGTCCACTACTTGATTTCCGAAACATGTTAGCTGAAACCAACATTCCAGAAAACAAACCGCTGTATCGCAACTTCAAGCGACGTACAGGCCGTGTTAGTTATCAGAGAGCGAAAGAAGGCCAAGAATTAGCAGCCGAGCGTAACCACGTACCTGGCCCTTACATGCTCAAGTTCCGTAAGAAATGGTTAAAAGAATTACTGGAACAAGAAAAAGCCTTCAATGAAACAGGCTATCAAGTCACGCTGGTTACTGAACCTGAACTCCATGCAATTCGTCAAGAATGGTTAAACGATCCAAATGAGCCAGATTGGGCTGATTCGCTTCCTCAAATTTACCGTGAAATTTACGGGAAAGATCTTGATTGGATAATCAATGACAATAACAGTTTTGGCGAAGTAGAAGCTCAAATATTGCAACAACTAGGTGATGAATACAATGTATCACCTGAAATGATCCAAAAGCTGCTCGATCTTGAAGTATCACTTGAAGGCTTAAGCCGTCGAACCGGTGTGTTTGATAAAATCGGTAGCTTACTGAAACAAGACTGGGGCTCACTTGAAGAGATCAAAGAAAAGCACGCTGAACTTCAAAGCAAAGCTGACTTCGATATTCACAAAGATCAGATTAAAAGATACGAAGATGAAATTGCAAAACTGGATCTCTTAGCCAAGGTGGAATTATAA